In a single window of the Solea solea chromosome 14, fSolSol10.1, whole genome shotgun sequence genome:
- the plp1a gene encoding proteolipid protein 1a isoform X3, giving the protein MSMLSTGCYDCCMRCLGGVPYCSLVATLLCFSGIALFCGCGHQALTETERLIETYFARNLQDYITLAYIIQYFQYVIYGLASFFFLYCIVLLAEGFYTTSAAKQTFGEFRSTMCGRCLSSSFIVMTYVLAVLWLLVFAFSALPVYFFYNMDATCHTIDVLTETPASINQLCVDARQYGLLPWNAVPGKACGMTLSTVCRTREYQMTYNLYIAAFIGAGINLLALLTYTVSTTYNFAVLRYLGRKGISARC; this is encoded by the exons ATGTCCATGCTGTCCACAGGTTGCTATGACTGCTGTATGCGCTGTTTGGGTGGAGTGCCGTACTGCTCCCTGGTTGccacactgctgtgtttctctGGCATTGCCCTCTTCTGCGGTTGTGGGCACCAGGcactcacagagacagagagactcaTTGAGACTTACTTTGCTCGTAACCTTCAGGACTACATCACCCTTGCCTACAT CATTCAATATTTCCAGTATGTCATCTATGGTTTGGcctcctttttcttcctctacTGCATTGTGCTGTTGGCAGAGGGATTCTACACCACCAGCGCTGCCAAGCAAACCTTCGGAGAGTTCAGGAGCACCATGTGTGGCCGCTGCCTCAGCTCCTCG TTTATAGTGATGACATATGTACTTGCTGTGCTGTGGCTGTTGGTGTTTGCCTTCTCCGCCCTGCCTGTGTACTTCTTCTACAACATGGACGCCACCTGCCACACTATTGACGTTCTGACTGAGACTCCAGCGAGTATCAACCAGCTCTGTGTCGATGCCAGGCAATATG GTCTCCTGCCATGGAATGCAGTGCCAGGAAAAGCCTGTGGCATGACCCTGTCCACTGTTTGCAGGACCAGAGAG TACCAAATGACCTATAACCTCTACATCGCTGCCTTCATCGGAGCGGGCATCAACCTCTTGGCTCTG CTCACCTATACTGTGTCGACCACCTATAACTTTGCCGTTCTGCGGTATCTGGGGAGAAAGGGAATAAGTGCACGGTGTTAG
- the plp1a gene encoding proteolipid protein 1a isoform X1: MSMLSTGCYDCCMRCLGGVPYCSLVATLLCFSGIALFCGCGHQALTETERLIETYFARNLQDYITLAYIIQYFQYVIYGLASFFFLYCIVLLAEGFYTTSAAKQTFGEFRSTMCGRCLSSSFIVMTYVLAVLWLLVFAFSALPVYFFYNMDATCHTIDVLTETPASINQLCVDARQYGLLPWNAVPGKACGMTLSTVCRTREYQMTYNLYIAAFIGAGINLLALVHCVLQLAVNQVYLRKRRRRAKDEWKGYNLCGRLERDAGEILSSPYPAETSYVSCFAADTFRDNHQR, encoded by the exons ATGTCCATGCTGTCCACAGGTTGCTATGACTGCTGTATGCGCTGTTTGGGTGGAGTGCCGTACTGCTCCCTGGTTGccacactgctgtgtttctctGGCATTGCCCTCTTCTGCGGTTGTGGGCACCAGGcactcacagagacagagagactcaTTGAGACTTACTTTGCTCGTAACCTTCAGGACTACATCACCCTTGCCTACAT CATTCAATATTTCCAGTATGTCATCTATGGTTTGGcctcctttttcttcctctacTGCATTGTGCTGTTGGCAGAGGGATTCTACACCACCAGCGCTGCCAAGCAAACCTTCGGAGAGTTCAGGAGCACCATGTGTGGCCGCTGCCTCAGCTCCTCG TTTATAGTGATGACATATGTACTTGCTGTGCTGTGGCTGTTGGTGTTTGCCTTCTCCGCCCTGCCTGTGTACTTCTTCTACAACATGGACGCCACCTGCCACACTATTGACGTTCTGACTGAGACTCCAGCGAGTATCAACCAGCTCTGTGTCGATGCCAGGCAATATG GTCTCCTGCCATGGAATGCAGTGCCAGGAAAAGCCTGTGGCATGACCCTGTCCACTGTTTGCAGGACCAGAGAG TACCAAATGACCTATAACCTCTACATCGCTGCCTTCATCGGAGCGGGCATCAACCTCTTGGCTCTG GTGCACTGTGTCCTGCAATTGGCAGTGAACCAGGTGTACCTGAGGAAGCGGAGGCGCAGGGCGAAAGACGAGTGGAAAGGCTACAACCTATGTGGGAGGCTGGAGAGGGACGCAGGGGAAATTCTGTCTTCTCCATACCCTGCAGAGACATCATATGTGTCCTGTTTTGCTGCCGACACTTTCAGGGATAACCATCAGAGATGA
- the plp1a gene encoding proteolipid protein 1a isoform X2, producing MGCYDCCMRCLGGVPYCSLVATLLCFSGIALFCGCGHQALTETERLIETYFARNLQDYITLAYIIQYFQYVIYGLASFFFLYCIVLLAEGFYTTSAAKQTFGEFRSTMCGRCLSSSFIVMTYVLAVLWLLVFAFSALPVYFFYNMDATCHTIDVLTETPASINQLCVDARQYGLLPWNAVPGKACGMTLSTVCRTREYQMTYNLYIAAFIGAGINLLALVHCVLQLAVNQVYLRKRRRRAKDEWKGYNLCGRLERDAGEILSSPYPAETSYVSCFAADTFRDNHQR from the exons GTTGCTATGACTGCTGTATGCGCTGTTTGGGTGGAGTGCCGTACTGCTCCCTGGTTGccacactgctgtgtttctctGGCATTGCCCTCTTCTGCGGTTGTGGGCACCAGGcactcacagagacagagagactcaTTGAGACTTACTTTGCTCGTAACCTTCAGGACTACATCACCCTTGCCTACAT CATTCAATATTTCCAGTATGTCATCTATGGTTTGGcctcctttttcttcctctacTGCATTGTGCTGTTGGCAGAGGGATTCTACACCACCAGCGCTGCCAAGCAAACCTTCGGAGAGTTCAGGAGCACCATGTGTGGCCGCTGCCTCAGCTCCTCG TTTATAGTGATGACATATGTACTTGCTGTGCTGTGGCTGTTGGTGTTTGCCTTCTCCGCCCTGCCTGTGTACTTCTTCTACAACATGGACGCCACCTGCCACACTATTGACGTTCTGACTGAGACTCCAGCGAGTATCAACCAGCTCTGTGTCGATGCCAGGCAATATG GTCTCCTGCCATGGAATGCAGTGCCAGGAAAAGCCTGTGGCATGACCCTGTCCACTGTTTGCAGGACCAGAGAG TACCAAATGACCTATAACCTCTACATCGCTGCCTTCATCGGAGCGGGCATCAACCTCTTGGCTCTG GTGCACTGTGTCCTGCAATTGGCAGTGAACCAGGTGTACCTGAGGAAGCGGAGGCGCAGGGCGAAAGACGAGTGGAAAGGCTACAACCTATGTGGGAGGCTGGAGAGGGACGCAGGGGAAATTCTGTCTTCTCCATACCCTGCAGAGACATCATATGTGTCCTGTTTTGCTGCCGACACTTTCAGGGATAACCATCAGAGATGA